The sequence below is a genomic window from Humulus lupulus chromosome 3, drHumLupu1.1, whole genome shotgun sequence.
GAATACATGTCTAATATTACCTGGGCACAAAAACATTATCTGAACATTTCACTAGCCAGTGGATGCACTAAGCACAAACAGGTGTCTTCAGAAATAATCTAAAATCTTTTCCTTGAAAAAACTGAGAAGCTTTTCATAAACCACTGCTGACAATATATTCGAAGACATGGCAGACCGTACTCACTTCTATTGGTCAATCAAGGCGTACGTTGTCTTTGGCACAAGTTCAATAGCATTATCCACAGCATTACTATTGCTTCATTCTCTTTCAAAAGTGTACCCTTCTCACCTTGTGAACGAGCCTTCTACATATGGGACATACCTTGCTCTCTCCATCCATGatcctgcaaaaaaaaaaaaaaaaaaaaacatgcacCCTAATGGTTAATATCTCTCTGTAAAAGGTGTACCCCGAAGATAACATTTTCTCTTGTATCCATTCAAATACCTCTGAGCGCAATCATAGAAAGTAGCACAATGACCACAAGGAACAAAAAAACAATTGCGCTGATCATCGTAAcaaataacacataattttgCATCATACAACTCCTCAGAGCTGCTACTAGACGCCTCAgagtcatcatcttcttcatgtTCAGTTGTTCCATATGTACATCGAATTGGCTTCTCTAACAGCATAGGGCGAGTCTCAGCAACTTCATCGACGGTGTTGTACGTGACAGGACTTTCAGTTACGTCACCATCACAGGATCCAAGGTATTTCAGTAATACAAGTATAAAAACCGTAATAAACCCTGTAATATTGTACGTGAGTTAGTGCTAGCTAGGCCTACAGgatattaattgttaattataAGTTTTGGAAAAGAGTGAACAAATAAGGATTATATTGTGTCAAATGTTTTGTACCTAAAATTGCAATATAGGTTATGACACCCTTCTAGATGACCCTGTAAATAATTATTAGATTATCTAATTAGAGCAAGACAATGAGTCAAACAAGTTAGAGAACATTGTTTGGGAAAGCCTTACGTCGTTGGGCGTGGTTACTATCACATAGTGAGTATATGAGATTAGAATTCTGAGCCGGCAAGACCCCTTTGTTGTTGAACACTTGTTCTTGGCTTTAGTAATATCATACATCGTTGATGAAACATTCACACTCAGAGATACAACTATACTTCTGGAATTTGAGTTTATGATGTCAAGGTAGTACCTCTCATCTTCGTCAATAATATACTCCATTTCTTTACCTATAATCATCCACAAATTGCTTATATATAAGAAACATTTAGATAAACAAACTAGCATGGTTAGCCACTGAATGTGAAATTTTCTGAGAACATGCATGGAAAAATTGAAGTTACCTTCTATTGGTTCATTAAGGGCCAGGGCACTAGAAGAAACACTTGACAATTGAGGTCGCAGTGTTTTATAATTTCGTTCACCTGTAGAAACACACAAACATTTTTCTTAAAGGTGAACAAGAAAATCCAAATTCATGAGGCGGTTTGAACGGGTAAAATTAAAGTTTTCTTAAAGTTGAAATAACCTTTACTCATAATCGCTTCAAGTTGATTCATTGAACTACTCTGAGCTTCTAATCTCAATCTTATCCTTGAACCCTTGTTTAACCAGAACGAATATCCCTGctttttttattagaaaaatagaataaaataaaaataaaaacttgttCTTTCAATAATACATACGAACAAACAACCATATATTTGAAGCCAAATAAATTCAGGGATGATATTGTTTAGCAATTCTTGCTACCTTATGACTGTGGTGCGGGTAAAGGTAAAGAAAAGCTtactcagccttgagtggagagcttaggtggcgatgtgtagatatgcagccgcttgaccaccacggccaaggcgtttcttagaggaactaggggttaaccctattatTGTCGCTTAGGtaggcgggttgtaatttttacactgtaatgaccattttgagttgtaaataacttgtaaacacttttatgagcccatgtacagttttatgttttaaataaaatatatcatttccttttgatcgagtttttcatctcagcctattaataacacttagatgtacgtttataaccaaatgactcgattagcgagttaagcacggttcaaagttcacagtaacggtcttggagtaaccaaggcgttacaattatgattcagtgacatgttattacctgttcatgagcatattgagttttcttgttgagccttagctaacgggtgctatgtggtgcaagtaaaggcaaaagaaagctggatcatccttgagttggagagcttaggtgacgatgtgtacatatgcggctgctcgatcgccacggtcgagggtctaaagagaaactagggttaaaccctattttgctgcttaggtcggttggttgtaaatatttttttgtaattaacctttaaaatatatttttgggattccaatgtatacattaaacgttttagtgaaacctTGTATCTTTgatcaaattttttaaccctaaaccgttattcatacttagttacacgattatggctaaatggctcggttagcaagtttagcactgtttaaaatgcacaacgtaacgatccctgggtagtagggcgttacacagagCCTAAGGGTTTTTCTTTAATCTCTATAgaattgaatgtatagaacattcttggcttttctaaatctaatatttaaatgctgaccaagtgggagaatgttagaatacttatttatatggtatataaaatcaatttgttacaattaatttatttaatatatcaaagtcaatattttatttattgacaaaatattttaattaatagaacattatttgttacccgattttgcatatcccaactgattgagagaatatGTCAATCTGTGGCaaagactctgatggtaggtctcactctataaatatagagtaccggtccctaTGCTTGCTGCTCATTCTGACTATcaataactccatctaaaagagttagtgagagcttggaagcctgtgtactcgttctaatttctgtttcttttttttttgtagatctaaagctagatcgaggttatcaattgcaatggctggaggtatacaatattcgatcttCTCTTCGTATATGTTTAATCTATATAacaattccgcctacatgtatagaattgttcatatgcatatatttcatttaatctaACAGTTAAGTCCTCATAGATTACAACACTTTAGAAGTATTTTCACTCTGTTTCCCCATAAACAAAAAGCTAGAAAAATTCCCGCTAAATACCCTACAAATCGAATAACTCTCTCTTCCAAATTAATTTCCATAAATTGGGTCTTTCAACACTAATTAACATATTTACATTCTCATTAACATTAATTGCCAATATAATAACGAACACATATACAATTCAATACAGAACAATATGAAATGAGAGGTCTATAGAGTCATTTATTTACACTAAACCTTTACAAGGCTTTTCTCTGTTTAAACTTCATTGCATAGATTATGAAAATTAACATATTCAAGAAGCTAATACCTGCCGACGTCCAAAAGACATAATCAAGATGACCTTCATTCAGATTTTTTGGTAACCATCCAATCTTATCACCCTTACTTGTGCAGTATTTTACTATATGAAGAAAAGAAGAGGTCATATAGTATCCAAATCCAAAGCTTAACATCAAAAATGCATTACACAAACTTCGTAGAGCCACTGGAGATTCGTCATAGAAGAATTCAAGTTGTGCCGGGTATGAAAACACCATTGATATTCCAAAGAGAATGTACTGAGGTAATTGCCATAGGATATTGAGTGGTATGGCATTTTTGTCATGGTAAACTAAACCAAGTTCTTTAGCTATGTTAAGCCTAATGGTTTCAACTATAGCAGCAGCTACCATGCTCAGCACCGAAATGAAGTGACCGATCCCTATTTGTTGCAGCTTTGAGAAACCTTTTTCATTGCCTGTGAATCTCCTTACAATTGGGATGATCACCTTATCATACAAGGGAACCAAGATGATACCACTCGTGTATTCAAATACCCCAAGTAAGTCTACATTAAGGGAAAATGAATCTATCTTCGTGTCCATCAACATTCCTTGTTCTACAAACAATGTTGAAACTTGGACTCTAGCAGCATGCAAGGTTATCCCAGTGGCCCAAATTGGAAATAAATTGATTAAAGCCTTTAGTTGTTCCACCTGATTTACAGTGCAAAGCCTCCAAGGGTTGTACAAGTTCTCATTCACAAGCTCAGCATTAGATATAACAGCAGCTTTATCAAGGAACCTATCACAAAAGCAAAAACAATGAATGGTCAGGATCGTACCCTACAACAATGCGAGTACCCTACAACAATGCGAATGCGGCATATAAGGCTAGAGCAGAGCAAGATCAGAATATCAATTACCTGAGTGTATCAGTATGTTTTAGTTTAAATTTTTCTTCAATAGTAAACCCTCCATTTTGTGTCTCGTACAAGAGACTACTATCCTCAGGCACATCGAGATTCCAGTTACGGCAAGAAGCTACCAAGACTTGGAACATTGTTGTAAAAGGATTTTGTCTTGGTTTGTGAAATCTGTAGAAGGGTGTCCCAGAAAGGATAAAAGCAATTGAAATTCCCATAGACAAGGCAGGCACCAAAAACCCAACACTCCAGGCAGAAGTATATTGAATCCGGACAATGAAAAAACTTGCCACAAAAATGCCAACACAAGTTGCAAAATAAAACCAGTTAAAATAAGAACCCTTCATTCTCCTCTCCCTTagatcatattcatcaaattGGTCCCCACCAAATACAGCAACACATGGTTTGACCCCACCAGTCCCTAAAGCAATGAGAGAAAGTCCAACCAAAATTGCAGTGTATTGTCTAACTGCGGTTGAGGCACAATATCTCTCCACACACACTGTTGGCTCAAAAGTTGGAATTGATCCTGTGATAATCAAAGCACACACTCCCTGTACAAAAATAACACAGCCAACTAATCAAAGATAAGAGAGGGTTTCATTTGTATGAATGAGAGAAGAACTACAAAGATGAGAGAAGGGTTTGGATTTTGTAAATGATTACAATGAATTGGATAGAGGAGAAAGCTACAATTGTCCAATATCTTCCTATGTATGAATCTGCAAGAATGGCTCCAATAAGTGGTACGATATAGGTAGTGCCTTGCCATATGGTAACAGTTTGAACTGCTATGACTCTTTGTAGGTCCAGTTTTTTTGTAATTGAATCAACAAGATGACTGGAAACACCGTAGAAGGCCATCCGTTCACAACATTCAGCACCTGCAGTATTAGATATATATTGGCTCTCGTTTATTCAATGCCTTAAGAACCAAACAAAGAAAGCAGAttctttacatatatatatatattatacctAAAATGAAGAAGCATGATCTCCATTTTCCAGTATCTTGCTTCAGCGCAGGCTCCCCATAGAAGTCGACTGAGCCGTCTATAGTGTAATAAAGCTCACCACTGCTGTCATTCTGAACATAACACTGTGTTTTTCATTATATCATACAAAACTCAAAACACGCTTAAGATATCCAATCAATGTTAACTTGTTTGTATTGTGAAAAGCCTAATCGTTTCTATTAGATATGGAAGAAAGCTGACCAGGGTCATGATTAGAATTGAACAAAGATTATATTAAAAACGTATATTGAGAGACGAAGAGAGAAGCCAAACCTGACCAAAACTAGTGAGCGAGTTGTGATAATTTTCCCCAGCAGCCATTTCTCTCTGTATCTCCACTCCGAACAAAATgagtacaaaaaaataataatgaaaaagtAATAATTTGGTTGTATAAAAAGTATTAACAAGTGAATTGGTTAGCTAATTGTTTATTTGTTCGAATGAAAACGAAACTATCAAAAAGTATATATGGACATAATGGGTCATAAAGCATATATAGTTTCTGAATCTTAACTATGTGAAGTTAGAACACAGCTTCATAATTCCAATGAAAGCAAAATTATAAAAAGTATATATGAACGTAATGGGTCATAAAGCATAGTTTTCTGAATCTTAACTATGTGAAGTTGGAACAACTTCATAATTGAAGGTCACGAATGAGCCAAATGAGGTGTCACTTACGAGCAAcgtttatattaaaaataattaaaacaaactaTGTTTCCATTCCTAAATACGAAATATTAGCTACAGCCaatcctttatatatatatttatatagtatatgCGTTTATGATATAAGGATATAATTTAACATGAGTTTCTAAACATTATATCAAATACCTCTCTTCAAATTTAAGTTTATAATTCAACGAATGCACGTACGTAGTGATAACTTATttcaaatataaattaaaatggaagaatattaatatatattctgtagattaatttattattatattttatttaacataaaatatatttttttaaattttattacgTGTTACAAATGATGACACACCatccccgaagctctccaactcattgttggtCCAGCTTCctattgcccttacctgcaccatgtagcacccgtgagccaaggtccaacaagaaaactcaaatagATAGATACATATAATTAACAGATCACAGATAGCAAACTTAGCAATAATAAACATACTTAATTAGGCGTTCAACTCAATTACACGACTATAGGATCAAATGAGTGCATATTGATAATTATACAAAATATTACACAATCTATAGAACTCAAAATAGATTTCAAAAAGATAAAGagatgaagagagagagagagagagagagagtatattGCAAAAGAAGAGCAAAAATGTTCTTGTACAAAAATAATCAGCAAAGCCTTTATAAAAggcaaaatataataaaataacataatggactaaaagactaaaataacctTAATATAACAACTCTAACACATATCGCACTTCTAAAATGGCTCAGCCATACAAACTGCATTCCACATGCTTATGCCAATCACGGCCTTAAGCTGAGCTTTTCAATCAGATTCAATCAAATGATCAGTTCATACATAACACACTCATTCACGTTTAAACAGATATTCACAAATATGATTATAGTCATACTTAATAATCGAGGATCAAGCCTTAATCACAACTCAAGTGCaggtttcttacctcaagtcctgagtagATAGTGTATGGCGATCCCGAGAGCGATCCTTACTCCCAAACCTAATggtatatcctagtcacaacataacaaCGGATAATCATCATGAGCTAAACCAATTTGAAAGCTTCAAGGTTgattcctagcctccgagacctcaaattctactaaatcgggtagcaGAATCCTTCgcgagcctttaggtttgggtTCCTGTACTCAAAAACCCTATTTGGCTATTTTTCCCCATTTGAGTTGCGACGCCCCTCATTAAGGGCTGCGAcgctctacaagtcagagagccccccaAGCCCTTTCCCTGGACATGTGCTACGATGCCAAGGCGATTTAGAGAATCGCcctagcctctgagttcatgtgggTTGCAACGCTCCACGACCAGCGCCGCAGCGGAACCCTGctattatccccaaaatttgaaaatgatgacgtggcaataaaagtgacaagtggcaagaagTGACTGAGTCAAAGCTTTTAGATTAATCTGGTGATATTATTGATATGAAAATTGCTTATCgggtttggaagtgatttgtcCGACTGGAAAAGATACTTGACTGACCAGTCACCTGCTCCGGCCGACCAgataggtgtttggccgaccggtggagtgcatggccgatcagtcaagtgcttggccgaccagtgaggtgcaTGACCGACTAGTGGAGTGCTTGGCTGACCAgtgaagtgtttggccgaccggtggagtgcatggctaaCCAGTCAGCTGTTTTGACTGACCGAtcaagtgttttggccgaccaatttttcttcaaggagtgaagttgacTGACTAAACAGATTATTGTTATGCAAGCGAAATTCCAGCAACGAATTCGTCTAGAATCAGTCGAACCTACGTGGGAAtatctcagattatcccaaagaagtcgcatattgttgtattttaaatgttattattaattaaatattgtgagagtaacataAATATCCCGATTATAAGGGATTTTggtttgtacgatcctgggcctataaatatagagctcatggcatcattgaggggATTCGAATTTTGATTTTCCTACGAGAGtatttgtattctgagagaaatattgtattcttttcatttacactgaagaaactcagttgacttaggttcatctgatctttagtgtagatcataaatcataactctaagtggattaggctattaccaacatattggggtcgaaccactataaaaattgtcagtgtcgttttttctcttgaaggtttagtgtagttttgacgtctactcgtcgttggccaaaatcgtggtcaacattttggtgctttcattgagagcctgaagagaaaaacacACAATTACCGTATCATTAtggcgcccaagaacaccaatgtggcctccaagaagccaggttcatctaaagagcctgctagatcagaaggtcctggccttcaagaccatgagactgagcccaGAGTCTTGCTCGAGGagatgactccagaggttgaacaactctaggaagccatgggggccttccaggaggagatggcgcaattcaaTGCCCGACAGGAGTCATTCGCTAAAGAGATGGCTAGACAGAAGGCTGCTTTGAGCAGTAGAGACGGGAGATGGATGCCAAGATAGAAGAGATCAGGCgacggcaggaggaggccgataggcaacaccgcgaggctgcactcgctctggaggcggCTACGCAGTTGACCCAGAacaatgcccaagctgcaacgCGAGGAACAGCTAcccaaggagcaaggaccacagatgCTTGTCGAAAAACCACTGACagacccaattctcgaggaccgAATAGAAGCGAGAGTAACCCTCCTGGTCGGGAAGAGGATGGGATCCGATCGGGCACTGCCTCAAatcaaagggggaactctagaaccccctctaggagccaccgATTAGAAACTTCCAGATCCGGAAGTCACAGAACAGGCAGTAAAAAGAATCCACCCGGGCAGGAACAAACCAtaactcctcgaggtaaagaaacttcgcacttcaaagatgggcatggtcgtgatgaaacTGATAGTCATCACATCGACCAGTCGAAGGAAAAGGATGGCAACGACCAGCGAGGAGGAAAAGACCGCCCGacacagacaggaaggccaccactgcatcccaaccagcagcgcAGTGGGAAAGAGCATGTCCCGCGCAGTAAGCCTTCCGAAAAAAACTCAGAGCACAGTGTTCGATCGATTGGGGAGGCATACCTctcagaaggatttaagagatgtcattgccgacagaagaaggaccgtcccggtcgaagggcgagatccgaaccgacctaccagtcaagtagaaatacttgatgatggtgcgccggataggagcgcccgaccaggcggtccagACCTTGAGCCCCCAGcggtggccccaggcatccaggcCCAGGTTGATGCGCTAACGGCAGCAGTTCAGGGTCTGTCGAAACgaccttctgcaatcgatccggtagaccacaggagtggtagcCCATTATGTGCTTGAATTAGAGCAGCCTAGCCGCCAGCgaagtataaagcaccggtactaCCAGTTTATACAAAAAAGGCAGATCCAATAAGGCATGTGGGGAAGTTCGAAGACCAAATGGAGTTGCTCGGAGTGAGCGATGACTATCGTtgcagagttttccccactacacTGTCTGATACTGCCCAAGAGTagtattggaaatttaagccgaactccattactTCTTGGGAGAGTTTCAGGAAAGAATTTTGTAGGCAGTTCAATGCTGCTGGGACCCCTCcggtttacgccaatcacttggcagatattaaacaaaggaaagatgaatctctcaagaactacatacagaggttcatgagagaagccaactgagcaaccgcggttggagatgaggggaagatggttgccatttcttttggtataACCTAttggagtcctttgtgggacagtattcatcgcaatccaatttcaacactacaacaatttcttgaccaggcggacaaatatatgaaattggatgacgcgattgagaaatgagagaaaggcctaaacaatccgggcggatcaactgatcctcctaagaatggtggaaatggataaagtggtggtaagaaacgtggaaataacgggtctgaccgccatgaggaaaagaaggctaagtcgggaccaaacgacaagccaactaagtatgaacctcgattcaccaattacactactCTTTCGGCCAGCCAAGCGGAGATATATCTGGcgagtcatcaagaggtcccctaccggaaacccccacccatcaggaaggagatgagtaagagagaattgaataagttctgtcgtttccatggagactatggtcacgacacaaatgaatgcgatcatctcaaagacgagatagagtttctcctccggtcgggaaaATTAAAAAAGCATtgagcagaaaagacccaaggagagggaagtaacaacaatcctgggtttaagcgacagcggtctccacccttgcaacccgagcctATGGAATTCACTCTGGACACTATATGTGGgggtccacatctggctggggatagcaacaaagcaagaGAGAGATATGCTTGAACACTCCGACATGAGTTGGACGCAGCGTCGACGTCTAaagtcatgactgtagaggagcgaCCTCGGAAGAACCcacggtatgaaagtgagtctctcACTTTTACTGAAGTTGATGTATGAcatgtgagatatcctcataatgaccccctcgtcattacagtccaaatagcaaacatgaaggtgaagagatgtctggtcgacactgggagctctgtgaacatcatttataaatcatcctttgaaaggatgaGACTAACCATTAATGACTTGATGCCATGCTCTCAggtcatttatggatttactggagaagggttgtcaccagccagaacgatcaagttaccagtcacagtAGGAGATGCTCCGAAGCACGAGACAATtatgacagagtttttgatagtcgacTGTTCGTCAGCTTATAATGTGGTGATTGGTCAACCACTACTCACGGCCTTGCATGCGacagtctctatatggcacctttctatgaagttcccgaccagtgcaggaATAGGTtgcgtccgaggagaccagagagaagctagagagtgttacaatgcctcggtagctaaagcgCGAAAGGGGGCTAAGGAAAACAATATGATTGTGTGTGCAGATAGAGAGGAggtagaggagatggatgtcgaccaacaAAGCATTACAGTCGTAGCCGATCAGGAAAGAATGTTAGAAGGTgttggccaagaaagcactcttggtttcagtaagcaacaagccccatccagtgatgaagtcaccaaatagggcgttgcccaaagcgagggaatggaatttgatcct
It includes:
- the LOC133825716 gene encoding protein NRT1/ PTR FAMILY 8.3-like; protein product: MAAGENYHNSLTSFGQCYVQNDSSGELYYTIDGSVDFYGEPALKQDTGKWRSCFFILGAECCERMAFYGVSSHLVDSITKKLDLQRVIAVQTVTIWQGTTYIVPLIGAILADSYIGRYWTIVAFSSIQFIGVCALIITGSIPTFEPTVCVERYCASTAVRQYTAILVGLSLIALGTGGVKPCVAVFGGDQFDEYDLRERRMKGSYFNWFYFATCVGIFVASFFIVRIQYTSAWSVGFLVPALSMGISIAFILSGTPFYRFHKPRQNPFTTMFQVLVASCRNWNLDVPEDSSLLYETQNGGFTIEEKFKLKHTDTLRFLDKAAVISNAELVNENLYNPWRLCTVNQVEQLKALINLFPIWATGITLHAARVQVSTLFVEQGMLMDTKIDSFSLNVDLLGVFEYTSGIILVPLYDKVIIPIVRRFTGNEKGFSKLQQIGIGHFISVLSMVAAAIVETIRLNIAKELGLVYHDKNAIPLNILWQLPQYILFGISMVFSYPAQLEFFYDESPVALRSLCNAFLMLSFGFGYYMTSSFLHIVKYCTSKGDKIGWLPKNLNEGHLDYVFWTSAGISFLNMLIFIIYAMKFKQRKAL